AGGCGGGCAAAGAAAATATAGTGGAGCAAATAGTGCGCCCGACAGGGCTTTTGGATCCTGAAATTGAAGTGCGTCCGACTAAAAACCAGATGCAAAATGCGATGGAAGAGATGCGGCTAAGAATAGAAAAAAACCAAAGAGTGCTTGTCATTACACTAACCAAAAGACTCGCGGAGGACATAGCCGAATATTTAAATGAAGAGGGTTTCAAGGTAAACTACATACACTCTGACATAAAAACCCTGGATAGGCCTGTCCACATGCAAAAACTTAGAGAGGGAAAATATGATGTACTTGTCGGTATTAACCTTCTCCGTGAAGGACTGGACTTTCCCGAAGTTTCTCTTGTTATTATTTTTGATGCTGACAAGGAGGGGTTTTTACGCAATGAAACAACGCTTTTGCAAACAATTGGACGAGCGGCGCGACACGTTGAAGGCAAAGCAATTTTATACGCGGATAAAACAACAGGATCTATGGAGCGTACAATAAAAGAAACTAAACGAAGAAAAAAAATACAGGAAGAGTACAATAAAAAACATAAAATAACACCCGAGACAATAAAAAAGAAAATTCACCAAATGCCAGCAGGCATGCTGTATGATGAAGACGAAAATAAAGACGCAAAATCTTACAAAAACATGGCTCAAAAAGAGCTTGAGCGAGAAATGAAAAAAGCGGCAAAAGAGCTAGATTTTGAAAAAGCGGCAAAAATCAGGGATGAAATAAAAAAAATAAAAGAATAATTATGCTACTTATTAACAAACCACCCGGTCCTACTTCTCACGATATTGTGGATGAGGTGCGGAAAATTACCGGAATAAAAAAGGTCGGACACGCGGGAACTTTAGATCCTTTTGCTGAAGGGCTTTTGATAGTGCTTGTGGGGAGAGAGGAGACAAAAAAACAGGCGGAGTTTATGGCGCTTAATAAGGTGTATGAGGCAATGCTAACCCTCGGTGCAGAAACTGATACCTTCGATATTACAGGAAAGATACAAGAAACAAGATACAAGATACAAACAAATTCAAAATTACAAATTCCAAACATAGAAGATATAAAAGAAACTCTAAAAAATTTTGAAGGAGAGCAGGATCAGATGCCGCCTATTTATTCGGCGAAGAAAATAAAAGGTAAAAAAGCGTATGAACTTGCGCGAAAGGGCGAGGTGCCGGAACTTAAGCCAAAGCGTGTGAAAATTTATGAAATTAAAATACTTAATTATAATTACCCTGAGCTTAAAATA
The genomic region above belongs to Candidatus Spechtbacterales bacterium and contains:
- the truB gene encoding tRNA pseudouridine(55) synthase TruB, with the protein product MLLINKPPGPTSHDIVDEVRKITGIKKVGHAGTLDPFAEGLLIVLVGREETKKQAEFMALNKVYEAMLTLGAETDTFDITGKIQETRYKIQTNSKLQIPNIEDIKETLKNFEGEQDQMPPIYSAKKIKGKKAYELARKGEVPELKPKRVKIYEIKILNYNYPELKIKTKVSSGTYIRALARDIGRELGVGAYVSELRRTEIGKYKLEDAQTIEGLK